Genomic window (Rathayibacter sp. VKM Ac-2760):
GGATGACATCACCACTCGTCTCGGCCGTCGCTCACTCCGGCCTGACCGTGACCGATCTCGACGACTCGGTGGAACTGTGGTGCTCCGGTCTCGGCTTCACACTCGAACGCGCCTTCACGCTCGATGCGGACACCACGGTCGCGACCACGGGCGTCGACGGAGCGACGATCCGGGGAGCGGTGGTGACGCTCGGAGACCACCGAGTCGAGTTGCTGCAGTACGACCCCCCTCGGTCGGCTCGAGCAGCCGGCTCACCCGCGGACATCGGCACGGTGCACATCGCGCTGACGGTCTCGGACCTCGACCGGGTGCTGGGTCTGTGTGCTGTGCACGGTTGGCGTCCGGTCGGTCCGCCCCACCGGATGACCAGCGGCGCCCGAGCGGGTACACGCATCGTCTACCTCGAGGGTGCGCTCGGCGGCTTCCTCGAACTGATCGCGCCACCGCGACGTCCCCAGCGCGGGCCTGCTCGGTCGTTGACGGAATCCGCGTTCAGCAACCTCGGGAACAAGGAGCTCCCGACTCTCGCAGGGGCCTCAGCGCCGCAGCGGAGACCGGCGCCGCTTTCCTGACGGCCGTTTCGAGCACGCCTGACCTGGAGGAAGCGTCATCCTACGCGTGCCTGTCAGGTAAATGACATAACGTCGACTATCGGATGATTGTGTCGTTGCTTGCGCGCCGCGCTCCTGGCCGGGCGGCTCGCGGGGGCAGGTCTCGGACTCGAGTTGTCACCGCGTCGGCTAGCCAGTGCAGCGAGTCGTCGACGCCGGGCATGGCTGGTGAGCGGGGAATCAGAGGTTCGTGGCGCCCGGAACGATCGCTGACTGCTTCAGCCACGCAACGATTTCGGAGCGCACGGATGCGAAATTCTTGTACGCCGCCATGTCCTCAGGAAGCTCGCCGAGCACGGAGATCAGCTGATCCCGCCACTCGGGGACGTCGGCGAGCTGCGACAGCGGCGCCAGCTGGTAGGCGATGGTGAACAGCACGGCGTCGGTCAGCGGCAGCTTGACGAGGTGCTGGATCTCGATGCGCATCCGCAGCTCGCCGTACGCGCCGGTGGCGATGATGTGGGGGAGTCGGCCGACTGGCCGCGCAGCCACGGCCGAATGGGGGCGTGCGCGCTGGCGCACTGTTCTCTATTGTGAGCGATCTCGCGGCAAAGGAGCCCGGCATGAAGTCAGCATCCTCTCGCACCATCGCCTTGTCCCGCTTACACAGTGGCCCGCGTTCCCGATTCTTCGGCGCCCGAGCATCAAGTCCGGCGATCAACCCGGAGATCGGAGTCGGGAGTAGCGGAACGTCTCCGAGCGATCTCGGCTCCCGCCCGCCGGATGTTGCCGTTGTCGTGGTGCACGGGATGGGCGAGCAGCGCGAGGGCGAGACCATCCTGGAGTGGGCGGAGCCGCTCCTCGGCCGGATCGACTGGGCGATGAAGCGGTCGGTACCCGCCGAGCTAGGAGACACGGTCGGCGTCACAGTCACCCGGTCGGAGCTGCAGAACTGCGACGTCGCGCGCGTCGACGCCACAATCGTCGACGGGGACCGCGTCGAGCGTTCGGCGGTGTTCCTCGAAGCGACATGGTCCGAGTCGTTCGTGCCGGTGTCGCGCACCGAGACCTTCCAGTGGGGCGCCAAGTTCCTCTGGGTCGCGCTCTGGCGGATGTTCACTCACAACTACCGCACGATGCTCTGGGTCCCGCTGACCGTGCCCGGCTGGTTCGGCGGAGCGGGCAGACTCGTCCGGGTCGCTGTCGGAGCCGCGGCCGTCGTCCTGGAGGGCGTGGTGCTCGCAGTGCTAGGGGCCGTCTTGACGGTGTTCCTCATCCTCGCGTCCCCACTGCTGCTCGTGCCCGCCGTGAAGGCGGCGCTGCAGCCGATCGTGGATACCCTCGTCGCCTTCATCGGAGACGTCGCCACCTTCCGCCGCCATCCGCTGCGCAGTGCTGCGATGAAGAAGGTCGTGGCGGATCGTCTGAAGCTGGCGCACCTCCTCCTCGGCGAACGGCCCGACATCGAGATCATCGTGATCGCGCATTCGCAGGGCACCGCGATCACGCTGGCGTCCCTGTACGAGACGGAGCATGAGCGCGCCGACTGGACCACACCCATCCACGTGAACACACTCGGAACCGCCATCAACCTGCTCGGACGTTCGGCTTATCTCGGTCGGCGCGCCAGCGGCATATTCGACCCGGTGAAGCGGTGGAGCGCGCTCGAGCACGGCTTCGCCTGGGACAACTTCTGGGGGATCTGGGACCCGGTTCCGTCCGGACCGATGGGAGACTCGCGGAAGAAGCGCGATGCGCGGTGGCGGAGCATCTACTCCTCCTCCTCCTCGTCCTTGCAAATGTCCGCCCCGGGCCCGCGCGAGCATCCACTGCAGAACACCGCGTCGCCGTTCACCGACCACATCACCTACCCGAAGAACATCCTGCAGGCGATCGATCCGCTCGCCGCTCGGATCGACCCGCGGGTGGCGGCCATGACGGCGGCTCAGTGCCCTCCCACATCGACCGAGCGCTGGGTGTCCGGGATCCGGCGGTCCCGTCCAGTCGCGATGGTCGCCGCACTGGTCATCGCGACGTGGTTCGGCGCACAGGTCGTGGTGCCGTCGATGGCGATCGCGTTCGTCCGTGAGGAGGTCGCGAGGTGGACGGATCCGATCCGCGACACATTCCTCGCGGTGTTCGGCGGCATCCTCGACATCGCCGGTGATCCGCAGCACGCCGTCCTCGTCGGCATCGGGTGGGTGCTGTTCCTCTCAGCGCCACTCGTATGGCTACACGGGCTCTTTGCGTCGCGGAACGAGCGCGCTCTGGTGTGGCCGGATCGGGCGAAGGAGTCGGCCGGGTCAGATCAGTCCGACGGCGCAGCGCCCGCGTCGCGCGGCACTCTTCTCGCAGGTCGGTTCCGGATCGTCACGCCGCTCGTCGTGTACCTGCTCGGCGTGGTCGTCGCCGTACTGCTCTGGCAGCCTCCCAGCGCCGAACACGTCGTCTGGGTGATCGTGTGCCTACTCGCGGCCGTTCTCATTCCGTTCTCGGTCTTCGCTCCGACCCCCGGAGCCGTATTCACTGATACGGCGCCGGCGCAGACGAGCCCTGGCACCTGAGCGCCGCTCACGCAGCTTCTGTAGCTCGAGGCGCAACGCCGAAGTGCCCGACGCCAGCAGGGCCTCAATCAGCCGGAGCCTGCGATGACGGGCGAGTGCAGCCCGGCTGGGCGCTGTGCCGTATCCGCCGCGCCGACAGCTGCTTCCTGATTCCACCCGCAAGATCTGCGGTTCTCGCAAAGCGCCCGACCCCGGCGCAGTAGGCCCGTGCGCCGTTCCACGTCGCGTAAATGACCGGTGTATCACTCGGCCGGTCCTCTGCTTATGAACAGCGAGTGCCGCAATCCGTCCGCCGACAGCCGTGGGCTCGTTCTCCGACAGGCCAAGGAACCCATCCATCGCTGGCGACGTCGACCACAGGGCGTCGCCGTGTTCGGCAAGGAGGGCATGTTGAAGCTGTGGAGCGCGTCGAACGCGTTCCTCTACCTCGGCAGCGTGAAGGAGAACGACTTCCTTCAGCACGTCTCCGAGCTCGTCGGGGACTACGACCGCGAAACGACCTCCGCCAGCTACAACAAGGGCGTCTGTTCGACGTCGACCGCGTCGAAGCGTGAGCGGATCCTGACCGTGGACGAGCTCGGTGCGATGCCCCGCGGCCGCGCCGTGATGCTCTCCACCGGATCCCGGGCTGCGCTGCTGCGCACCGTGCCCTGGTACGAGGGCACGAAGGAGAAGGTCGAGGCGATCAAGGCGTCCATCGCCGCCCACGACCCCGCGACCACCCCGGTACGCGGCGCCGAGCGGGCTTCCGTCGCGACGACGTCGGCGCGGCCGGTCGCGCCCGGCGCTGAGCCGGTCGTGGCAAGTGTCGAGCCGGCTCCGGCGATCGACCTCGCCGTCTCGATGCGGGCTCTGATGGAGAACGAGGACGCGAAGCGGACGGAGGCGCAGCGTGACTGACGACGATCCGCTCGCGGGCGGAGACGTGCAGGAAGCTGCAGGCCTCTCGGCCGCCGTCGACGGGGACCGCGACACCGCGACCACGTGACTGCTCGGTGGGTTCGACGTCGACGCGATCGCCGCGAGAGAAGTCGCGGACGTCATCACCGGGATCATCGCTGGGATGACGAAGGAGGCCCTGGAACTTGCGCTGACACCCGCGCGGGTCGAGCTGATGCAGGAACGAGCCGAAGCGGCCGTGCAGCGCTCGTTGGAGGAGGACTCCGCCCCGACCCTCGTCTACGGCTCCGCCGACGAGTGGCTGCGGAAGTACTGGCGATACACCTACCGCCGACGCGTCTCCGCCAAGGGCCAGGGCACCGGACGCTGGCGCGCCGACTGGTGGACCGTCGATGAAGCCGTGCAACGCATCGAAGCGCTCTGGCGCAGCTGGGAAGCGTCAAGGCTCGACGCAGGGCTCGGGATCAGCACCTGGTGGATCAACCACGCCGAACCTCACATGGGCGCCCTGCTATCCACCGAGGGGCCGTTCACGGGCGCGACAGACGAAAACCTGCCGGGCGAACCGCTGCCGTATAAGAACCCGCCGACGGGCATGTTCGAACCGGATCGGCAATCCCAGTGAAAGCCCTTTTTGCGAACTGCTGGATGTGCCAGCTACGGCGACGAGAGCAGAGAAGCGCTCGAGCGTCTCGGACAATTCCTGCTTGCTTCGTCGAGGCCGACGGAGGGCGGCGGAGCATCGGCTGACTGAAGTCAAGTGCGGGCTAGGGCGGGCTGCCCGTCGCTGGACGCGGGTCTTTGACCTCCTGGCAATCGCCCGCACGGCGTTCGATCCCTGCTGCTCGAGGCGCTGCAGGGCTGCCACCCGATGGGGGCCCTAGGCACCAGCGGAGCAAGGGTGGGGAGCCCTGTTTGCTGAAGCGGAGGAACGAGTCGGTGCTGCAGCCAGCACAGACCGGCGGCAGCACCGACTCTCTAGAGCGCGTTGACGTGAGCGACGCCACCGAGCCAGGCCAGGCTCGGCTTGGGCGTGCGCTGGAAGGTCTTGCGGTCGACGGCGACGAGGCCGAACGTCGGTGCCCAGCGTCCCCACTCGAAGTTGTCCAGCAGGCTCCAGTGGCAGTATCCGCGGACGTCCACTCCGTCCGCGATCGCGTCGAGCAGGCCGGAGAGGGCGTCTCGCGTGTAGGCGATGCGACGCTCGTCGTCCGGGGTGGCGATGCCGTTCTCGGTGACGAGGATCGGCACGTCACCGACCACGTCTCTCGTGTGACGCAGGGCGGCACCGAGAGCGTCCGGCCGGTACGCCCATCCCATCAGGGTGTTGTCGGGGTGCTCAGGGTGGGGGACGACGCCGTTCTCGTCGACCGGCTGGCTCGTGTACGACTGGACGCCGATGTAGTCATCGCCGCGCGCGGCTTCGAGGTACATGTCCTCCCAGCGGTGCTGCACTTCGTTGAACTTCTCCTCGGCGCCCGGTGTCGCGGTGAAGGCCTGGTTCGCGACGGTCCAGCCGACCTGGGCTCCAGTGAGGGAGCGGATGAGGGGTGCGGCCTTCAGGTGGGCGGCGATGAGGGCCTCACCGAACTCGGGGTCGGGATCGGGGACGGAGGGGTAGGGGTTCCCTGCGGCCATGATGCGGGCGGCGCCGTGGTTCATGGCGACGACGTTGGGCTCGTTGATGGTGCAGATGTAGGGGACGTCGCCGAGGATGGTGCAGGCCTGCTCGACGTAGCGGAGGAAGGTCTCCGTTGCGTCCTCGGCCAGCCAGCCGCCGCGCTCCCCGAACCAGATCGGGTGGGTGAAGTGGTGGAGCGTCACGATGGGAGTCAGGCCCAAGCCGAAGGCGGTGTCGATCATCCGCCGGTAGTGGGCGAGCTCAGCGCGCGAGAACGCGCCGGGCAGCGGTTCGATGCGCGCCCACTCGATGCTGAAGCGGTAGGTGGTCAGTCCGGACTCGGCGAGCAGGCGCATGTCCTCCTCGTACCGGTGGTAGCTGTCCAGAGCGTCGCCGCTCGCGTCGATGTAGCCGGCGGCGATCTGCTCGAGCTGCCACCAGTCGTTGTTGAGGTTGTTGCCCTCGATCTGGTGCGCGGCGGTGGAGGCGCCCCAGAGGAATCCGTCGGGGAAGGATCGTGTCATGGGTGATGCTCTTTCTGGTCGGTGAACGGTCGGTCGTCGGCGACTGCCGCGGTACTGGGAGGAGTAGGAGGGCGGGGAGCTCAGGACGGGTGGCTGTCGGCGATGATGTCGTCCAGTTCGTTCCGCGGAACAGGCGCTCCGGAGATGGCGAGGAACTGGGTCATCGTCATCGACGTCATCATCGCCATGTGCTCGGGCGAGATCTCGACCGTGTCGAAGCCGAGAGTGCGGAGGACGCGGTCGGCGACGAGAGGGTGCTCGAACCACTCCCCGAGCGGGGTGTCCATGGTGAGCGCGGTGATCACGACGTCTCCGGAGAGGTCGAGCGAGAGCTCGTGGAGGACGGTGTCCGCATCCGCAGCGATCTGCACGAGGTGTGCTCCCGGTGCGATCAGCCATCGGCCGTGCCGGATGTCCCAGTAGGCGAAGGATCGACGGGGGAGCTCGAGGCGGACGGTGGTGCTCTCTCCGGCGTCGAGTTCGACCTTCTGGAAGGCGCGGAGCTCGCGGGCCGGTCGTCGTACCGGCCCGGCTTCGGTTGCGACGTACACCTGCACCACGTGCTTTCCGGCATGGGTCCCGGTGTTGGTGACGGTCACCG
Coding sequences:
- a CDS encoding VOC family protein — translated: MTSPLVSAVAHSGLTVTDLDDSVELWCSGLGFTLERAFTLDADTTVATTGVDGATIRGAVVTLGDHRVELLQYDPPRSARAAGSPADIGTVHIALTVSDLDRVLGLCAVHGWRPVGPPHRMTSGARAGTRIVYLEGALGGFLELIAPPRRPQRGPARSLTESAFSNLGNKELPTLAGASAPQRRPAPLS
- a CDS encoding heme-dependent oxidative N-demethylase subunit alpha family protein; translated protein: MRQRARPHSAVAARPVGRLPHIIATGAYGELRMRIEIQHLVKLPLTDAVLFTIAYQLAPLSQLADVPEWRDQLISVLGELPEDMAAYKNFASVRSEIVAWLKQSAIVPGATNL
- a CDS encoding TraM recognition domain-containing protein; translation: MNSECRNPSADSRGLVLRQAKEPIHRWRRRPQGVAVFGKEGMLKLWSASNAFLYLGSVKENDFLQHVSELVGDYDRETTSASYNKGVCSTSTASKRERILTVDELGAMPRGRAVMLSTGSRAALLRTVPWYEGTKEKVEAIKASIAAHDPATTPVRGAERASVATTSARPVAPGAEPVVASVEPAPAIDLAVSMRALMENEDAKRTEAQRD
- a CDS encoding DUF4913 domain-containing protein, with translation MTKEALELALTPARVELMQERAEAAVQRSLEEDSAPTLVYGSADEWLRKYWRYTYRRRVSAKGQGTGRWRADWWTVDEAVQRIEALWRSWEASRLDAGLGISTWWINHAEPHMGALLSTEGPFTGATDENLPGEPLPYKNPPTGMFEPDRQSQ
- a CDS encoding family 1 glycosylhydrolase; the encoded protein is MTRSFPDGFLWGASTAAHQIEGNNLNNDWWQLEQIAAGYIDASGDALDSYHRYEEDMRLLAESGLTTYRFSIEWARIEPLPGAFSRAELAHYRRMIDTAFGLGLTPIVTLHHFTHPIWFGERGGWLAEDATETFLRYVEQACTILGDVPYICTINEPNVVAMNHGAARIMAAGNPYPSVPDPDPEFGEALIAAHLKAAPLIRSLTGAQVGWTVANQAFTATPGAEEKFNEVQHRWEDMYLEAARGDDYIGVQSYTSQPVDENGVVPHPEHPDNTLMGWAYRPDALGAALRHTRDVVGDVPILVTENGIATPDDERRIAYTRDALSGLLDAIADGVDVRGYCHWSLLDNFEWGRWAPTFGLVAVDRKTFQRTPKPSLAWLGGVAHVNAL